A single genomic interval of Leptospira dzoumogneensis harbors:
- a CDS encoding sensor histidine kinase: MIDSSSLFITTMEKGKKFGPFDRIFKSIQGYLTPKAPVSSGLSFWRELILTSILFTMTILGTIVYFPSVYLAWTEGKTEVLWIDTCALGLIYFLLLAKRIDFSIKATLVLTMNYLLGLSLLIFVGPEGGGLLWLFPFPVLAGVLFGLSPSLFGLLANMIAVFIASRAQFYLSLPWSMAPERLYVVGLNFLIANTIVCVPLTILMRGLQESVQRRHEYLTNLRLRKAHIYRSKRTLEKEIAARIEIERTLEENLREKEVLLHEIHHRVKNNLQIVSGMLNLQNMYSTESATSEILSKAQNRITAMAMIHDHLYKQDKFANVDMKTYLDSLLRHLVTSYFPSGNRIGFEADMEPVRLSMEKAIPCGLIVTELISNSLKHAFPNEAKGNISVQLKVKENKVHLTVKDDGVGMPGIQEWFGQTSSKKQDQDSSLGLMIIRSLCNQLKAELDLKNVGGTSVCLIFKT, encoded by the coding sequence TTGATAGATTCCAGTAGTCTATTTATAACAACTATGGAAAAAGGAAAAAAATTCGGTCCCTTTGATCGGATTTTCAAATCGATCCAAGGATATCTAACTCCAAAAGCTCCAGTCTCTTCCGGACTTTCCTTTTGGAGAGAACTCATTTTAACTTCTATCTTATTCACCATGACCATACTCGGAACGATAGTATATTTTCCGAGCGTCTACCTGGCATGGACAGAAGGCAAAACTGAAGTATTATGGATAGATACATGCGCATTAGGGCTGATCTATTTCCTTCTACTCGCCAAAAGAATAGATTTTTCGATCAAGGCAACCTTGGTCCTTACAATGAATTATCTTTTGGGACTTTCTCTTTTGATATTTGTAGGTCCGGAAGGAGGAGGTTTACTCTGGTTATTTCCTTTTCCGGTATTAGCGGGAGTTTTATTCGGGCTCAGTCCTTCCCTATTTGGGCTTCTTGCAAATATGATCGCGGTTTTTATAGCCTCCAGGGCCCAATTCTATCTGAGCCTTCCTTGGTCCATGGCTCCGGAAAGATTGTACGTAGTCGGCCTGAACTTCCTGATCGCTAATACGATCGTATGCGTTCCTCTGACTATCCTTATGAGAGGATTGCAGGAAAGTGTACAAAGAAGGCACGAATATCTTACAAATCTTAGATTAAGAAAAGCTCATATATATAGATCCAAACGTACTTTAGAAAAAGAGATCGCGGCCAGAATAGAGATCGAAAGGACCTTAGAGGAAAATTTAAGGGAGAAGGAAGTGCTTCTTCATGAGATCCACCATAGGGTTAAAAACAATCTGCAGATCGTTTCCGGAATGCTGAATTTACAAAACATGTATTCCACAGAATCAGCTACTTCTGAAATTTTATCCAAGGCACAAAATAGGATCACTGCTATGGCGATGATCCATGATCATCTCTACAAGCAGGACAAATTCGCGAATGTGGATATGAAAACTTATTTGGATTCTCTTTTAAGGCATTTGGTCACTTCTTATTTTCCATCCGGAAATCGGATCGGATTCGAAGCGGATATGGAACCTGTTAGACTTTCTATGGAAAAGGCGATCCCTTGCGGACTGATCGTAACCGAGCTGATCTCAAATTCTCTCAAACATGCATTCCCAAATGAGGCGAAAGGAAATATTTCCGTTCAGCTAAAGGTGAAAGAAAACAAGGTCCATCTCACAGTCAAAGACGACGGTGTAGGAATGCCAGGTATCCAAGAATGGTTTGGACAAACTTCTTCTAAAAAGCAAGACCAGGATTCTTCCTTGGGTTTAATGATCATTCGTTCTTTATGCAACCAACTCAAGGCTGAACTGGATCTGAAAAACGTAGGCGGAACTTCCGTTTGCTTGATTTTTAAAACTTGA
- a CDS encoding DoxX family protein, with the protein MIQKILKTDSDITSLILRVTLAVVMFPHGAQKVLGWYGGYGFSGTYAFLTGAGFPGFLVILLFIAEFLGPIGLLSGLLTRVAAAGIAVAMTVAILPHTEHGFFMNWAGSQKGEGFEFHLLMVAISLALVIKGGGKFSVDGAISKN; encoded by the coding sequence ATGATTCAAAAAATTCTCAAAACGGACTCGGATATAACATCCTTAATTTTAAGAGTAACACTCGCGGTTGTGATGTTCCCACATGGAGCACAAAAGGTATTGGGCTGGTACGGCGGATATGGATTCTCCGGAACTTACGCATTCTTAACCGGTGCAGGCTTTCCGGGATTCTTAGTAATACTTTTATTCATCGCAGAATTTTTAGGACCTATCGGATTACTTTCAGGTCTTCTTACAAGAGTAGCAGCAGCAGGGATTGCAGTCGCGATGACAGTAGCAATACTTCCTCATACCGAACACGGTTTCTTTATGAACTGGGCAGGAAGCCAAAAGGGAGAGGGTTTCGAATTCCATCTATTGATGGTAGCAATCTCCTTAGCATTGGTGATCAAGGGAGGAGGAAAATTCTCCGTGGATGGAGCGATCTCCAAAAACTAA
- a CDS encoding MarR family winged helix-turn-helix transcriptional regulator: MATHYKGKPRDVKVLDAYIKLSRCADSIRTMEEKFLNQYNLTSGQFGCLETLYHLGPMCQKEIGQKIFSCEGNITQIIDNLEKRSLVLRVRSEEDRRYFIINLTDKGKELIGTSFPDYLEQLKGKMSCLSDEELKNLGQICKTVGLKTA, encoded by the coding sequence ATGGCCACTCATTATAAAGGAAAGCCTAGAGATGTAAAGGTACTCGATGCCTATATCAAATTGAGCCGTTGTGCGGATTCTATCCGTACAATGGAGGAAAAATTCCTGAACCAATACAATCTGACCAGCGGCCAATTCGGATGTTTAGAAACTCTTTATCATCTTGGCCCGATGTGCCAAAAAGAGATCGGCCAAAAAATATTTTCCTGCGAAGGGAATATCACACAGATCATAGACAACTTGGAAAAAAGAAGTCTAGTACTCCGGGTCAGAAGTGAAGAAGACAGACGTTATTTTATCATTAATCTTACCGACAAAGGAAAGGAACTCATCGGAACTTCTTTCCCTGATTATTTGGAGCAGTTGAAGGGCAAGATGTCCTGCCTCAGCGACGAAGAACTCAAAAATTTAGGACAGATCTGCAAGACTGTCGGACTCAAAACCGCGTAA
- a CDS encoding aldo/keto reductase, with translation MQNLVLNQSIRLNNGVEMPVFGLGVWKTRSGKECIDSVLNALEFGYRHIDTAKIYGNESDVGQAIKKSGIPRKELFITTKLWNSDQRNPRKYLDESLQTLGLDTIDLYLIHFPVAGTRKQAWKELEKAYKDGQVRAIGVSNYTIPHLQELFEYADIVPTVNQVEYHPFLNQNELLNTCKKNNIVLEAYSPLAHGQKISDPKLTALASKYGKTPAQILIRWAIDKGLIVIPKSVKKERILENSQVFDFKLSESDLAEMETWNENFRTCWDPTGA, from the coding sequence ATGCAAAATTTAGTCTTAAATCAATCTATCCGACTCAATAACGGAGTAGAGATGCCTGTCTTCGGCCTAGGAGTTTGGAAAACAAGATCCGGAAAAGAATGTATAGATTCGGTTTTGAACGCATTGGAATTCGGATACAGACATATAGACACCGCTAAAATTTATGGAAACGAATCGGATGTGGGCCAGGCGATCAAAAAGAGCGGGATCCCCAGAAAGGAATTATTCATCACTACAAAACTCTGGAATAGCGATCAAAGAAATCCACGCAAGTATTTGGATGAGTCCTTACAAACCTTAGGATTAGACACAATAGATCTGTATCTTATTCATTTCCCGGTAGCAGGGACAAGAAAACAAGCCTGGAAAGAATTGGAAAAAGCCTACAAAGACGGCCAGGTCCGTGCGATCGGAGTGAGTAACTATACAATTCCTCACTTACAGGAATTATTCGAATACGCTGATATTGTTCCTACGGTAAACCAAGTAGAATACCATCCGTTCTTAAACCAGAACGAACTTCTAAATACTTGCAAAAAGAATAATATAGTTCTGGAAGCTTACAGCCCACTCGCCCATGGCCAAAAAATTTCTGACCCGAAACTTACGGCACTTGCATCTAAATACGGAAAAACGCCTGCTCAGATCCTGATCCGTTGGGCAATCGATAAAGGATTAATAGTGATCCCAAAGTCAGTTAAAAAAGAAAGGATCTTGGAGAATTCACAAGTATTCGATTTCAAACTAAGCGAGTCCGATTTGGCGGAAATGGAAACCTGGAACGAGAACTTCCGGACCTGTTGGGATCCTACTGGGGCATAA
- a CDS encoding DUF6962 family protein: MQISTAISDLVLAIFAVWAGLSVQSSSKGNVSKKGGAYGLFLIGLGALLGVVFFLGGDWISPIYRPIVHIAGVVGVPWIGIAFFNAGFGKINGKTWNLLSLILLVLAILSYLYPLGLYTTLIGAIALIAVIVVCIQKYKGSHKTAALYGIAGALLFILSGLVIGTVGTIGGFPRVDLFHYGLAAASYCLGYSLKRIG, encoded by the coding sequence ATGCAAATTAGTACTGCTATTTCGGATTTAGTATTGGCAATCTTTGCCGTATGGGCCGGTCTTTCCGTCCAGTCTTCCTCTAAAGGAAACGTTTCTAAAAAAGGAGGAGCCTACGGTCTTTTTCTGATCGGATTAGGCGCTCTTCTTGGTGTGGTTTTCTTTTTAGGAGGAGATTGGATCAGCCCGATTTATAGACCTATCGTGCATATTGCAGGAGTGGTTGGAGTTCCTTGGATCGGGATCGCATTTTTTAATGCGGGTTTCGGAAAGATAAATGGTAAAACTTGGAACCTTCTCAGCTTAATCCTATTGGTTTTAGCTATATTAAGTTATCTTTATCCTTTGGGTTTATATACTACTTTGATCGGAGCGATTGCATTGATTGCAGTTATAGTAGTATGTATCCAGAAATATAAAGGTTCTCATAAAACTGCCGCATTGTATGGAATTGCAGGAGCTTTGCTTTTCATTCTATCCGGACTTGTTATAGGAACTGTTGGAACGATCGGCGGATTTCCAAGAGTGGATCTATTCCATTATGGATTAGCTGCCGCTTCTTATTGTTTAGGCTATTCTTTAAAAAGAATAGGATAA
- a CDS encoding transglutaminase-like domain-containing protein has protein sequence MDFLRVPLFLILIFFCLFFTELASESAYSSMKWEAAEPKIFSPSPLAPEEKIKSSQGSLLIGEDLYLPANFPDTNGKNTSGLLIRNIKTGAGNRFDLKETVRGLAWDKEEDKIYVRLKKEIVVLQNGSLEIKKKIPFAQTGAAWGNIGFAQGKLFEIRENKLIFYEKETGSELEQKDLPLPKVSFSFDCSGKEIFFWYSKDGTNLHSYDPILNKIKNSFTVHLESKEAGRLSCFKNDLIVLSPESEIYQNLIRIGNDYYPGKQENFVLKGNLSYRFSPSKDTLRFVLKIAPKENSPETEIAVAIPPQETSSQVLSEEKFHPNGKLTEDKQNNRTLIIPIPALSSGQTWEETVYSAKLTRYNIDSGLTNFRTSWEDWRVPSEWKQYLEDVSVYKISDPEIIRIRDELKSSSSNIEEYIQSVYRYIRKNMVYKQDGRFDPAPTVLQNGHGSCTEHSYAQISLLRSAGIPARMAWNWLPVGEKVELNHKIAEVWHPSLGWIPMEPLAPPRMRAGLTYAKHIIFAVLNQPGHSIIKGGDTLANFTKPAGGATRSISIELTPEISHRSVKRYDSEAEEIYQKSNPVKNRILEKSEERIVE, from the coding sequence ATGGATTTCTTACGTGTTCCACTTTTCCTGATCCTTATATTCTTTTGTTTGTTCTTTACGGAATTGGCTTCCGAATCCGCTTATTCTTCCATGAAATGGGAGGCGGCAGAACCTAAAATATTCTCCCCTTCTCCCTTAGCCCCTGAAGAAAAGATCAAGTCCTCCCAAGGAAGTTTGCTGATCGGAGAAGATCTTTATCTGCCCGCAAATTTTCCGGATACGAACGGAAAGAACACCAGCGGATTACTTATCAGGAATATTAAGACAGGAGCTGGAAATCGGTTCGATCTAAAGGAAACCGTAAGAGGTCTTGCGTGGGATAAGGAAGAAGATAAAATTTATGTAAGGCTTAAAAAGGAGATCGTGGTCTTACAGAACGGCTCTTTAGAGATCAAAAAAAAGATCCCATTCGCACAAACCGGAGCTGCTTGGGGAAATATAGGTTTTGCCCAGGGAAAACTTTTCGAGATCAGAGAGAATAAACTGATCTTTTACGAGAAGGAAACAGGATCCGAATTAGAACAAAAAGATCTACCTCTTCCCAAAGTTTCTTTCTCATTCGATTGTTCCGGAAAAGAGATCTTTTTTTGGTATTCCAAGGACGGAACGAATTTACATTCTTACGATCCCATTTTGAATAAGATCAAGAACAGTTTCACGGTACATTTGGAATCCAAAGAAGCAGGCAGACTCTCCTGTTTCAAGAACGATCTAATAGTTCTCAGTCCTGAATCCGAAATTTATCAAAATCTAATACGTATCGGAAACGATTACTACCCAGGAAAGCAGGAAAATTTCGTGCTTAAAGGAAATCTAAGTTATAGATTTTCGCCCAGCAAGGATACCTTACGTTTCGTTTTAAAGATCGCTCCTAAGGAAAATTCTCCGGAAACAGAGATAGCGGTAGCTATTCCGCCTCAGGAAACTTCTTCTCAAGTATTGAGCGAAGAAAAATTCCATCCGAACGGAAAATTGACGGAAGATAAGCAGAATAATCGTACGTTGATCATTCCTATCCCCGCTTTAAGTTCGGGACAAACATGGGAAGAAACGGTATATTCAGCTAAATTAACAAGATATAATATAGATTCGGGACTTACCAATTTCCGGACTTCTTGGGAAGATTGGAGGGTGCCGAGCGAATGGAAACAGTATCTTGAGGACGTTTCCGTTTATAAGATCTCGGATCCTGAGATCATTCGGATCAGAGATGAGCTCAAATCCTCCAGCTCGAATATAGAGGAATATATACAATCGGTATATAGATACATTCGAAAGAATATGGTTTATAAGCAGGATGGCAGATTCGACCCTGCGCCCACCGTTCTTCAAAACGGACATGGCTCCTGCACTGAACATAGTTACGCTCAGATCTCATTGCTAAGAAGTGCGGGGATACCGGCTAGAATGGCTTGGAACTGGCTGCCTGTAGGGGAAAAAGTGGAATTGAATCATAAAATTGCGGAAGTGTGGCACCCTTCTTTAGGCTGGATCCCGATGGAACCTTTGGCTCCTCCTAGAATGAGAGCAGGACTAACATATGCAAAACATATAATATTTGCAGTGCTCAATCAGCCCGGTCATTCCATTATCAAAGGAGGCGATACTCTGGCTAATTTTACAAAACCTGCCGGCGGCGCGACCAGATCCATCTCCATAGAATTGACTCCGGAAATCTCCCATAGGTCCGTAAAACGATACGATAGCGAAGCGGAAGAAATTTATCAGAAATCGAATCCCGTAAAAAATCGTATCTTAGAAAAATCCGAAGAGAGGATCGTGGAATAA
- a CDS encoding LIC_13029 family protein translates to MGEIQSKPAGSREILEASDLKTLKDKKTSREISVLLYRVLFRSEEVRGGSVKVVKETFIRTHSNHPEQFPILDRAKFVRDMISVFKTSTVLNPEKLEAFFSYVHAAFQNEIRYLLGKSTQFTFDIMFQVIESILQEMSHPEDQRTVDVKDRELILKHFRAYNDLSKFFNKMGTSKAVIDKKDEIITEISINHKEITIVSIENMFRNILAQILLSRKYNCGTLIDKWSTEYGFGPEQAQSMRNHIQETAPLTDFRTQYANALRAIGTENDMDLMFLRTLSNYYASWVTQVSEQIPA, encoded by the coding sequence ATGGGAGAAATCCAGAGCAAGCCTGCAGGAAGCAGAGAAATTCTCGAAGCTTCCGACTTAAAAACTCTGAAAGATAAAAAAACTTCCCGAGAGATCTCAGTTCTTCTCTATCGAGTTCTATTTCGAAGTGAAGAAGTTCGGGGAGGTTCGGTCAAAGTAGTTAAAGAGACTTTTATCCGCACTCATTCCAATCATCCGGAACAATTCCCCATCCTAGACAGAGCCAAGTTTGTTCGGGATATGATCTCTGTATTTAAGACTTCTACAGTACTCAATCCTGAAAAGTTAGAAGCATTCTTCTCATATGTTCATGCAGCATTCCAAAATGAGATCAGATATTTATTAGGCAAGTCCACTCAGTTCACCTTCGACATCATGTTTCAAGTGATAGAATCTATCCTTCAAGAGATGAGCCATCCTGAGGACCAAAGAACTGTGGATGTAAAAGACAGGGAACTGATCTTAAAACATTTTAGAGCCTATAACGATCTTTCTAAATTTTTCAATAAAATGGGAACTTCCAAGGCAGTGATCGACAAGAAGGACGAGATCATCACTGAGATCTCTATCAATCATAAAGAGATTACAATCGTTTCTATCGAAAATATGTTCCGAAATATTTTGGCCCAAATCCTTCTTTCCCGTAAGTACAATTGCGGGACACTGATCGATAAATGGTCCACCGAATACGGTTTTGGTCCGGAACAAGCCCAGTCCATGAGAAACCATATCCAAGAAACCGCTCCACTAACCGATTTTAGGACACAATACGCAAACGCGTTACGCGCTATTGGGACGGAGAATGATATGGATCTAATGTTCCTTAGGACATTATCCAACTATTATGCGTCTTGGGTGACCCAGGTTTCCGAGCAAATCCCTGCATAA
- a CDS encoding DUF2804 domain-containing protein: protein MQKIIGPENQVHYGVWDGPIEFNHHDFTLLDFFGKEIKGLKKKFAFHSFNYLGIMMEDCLVGIAAVSLGYAYNVFAYLYKFDQGKVYEFDVKGPDLGLALKFPANPDEYEISFKKGKSFLNIRKSHSEGKLLLDANFGNKLEISGEFPYSLITHNPLRVLNPSEPSRWTFTEKCSPLIPDRISVKYEKKELVRDPSRTTMVYDWSGGYLRRETNWYWAAFSSVLPDRTKIGANFAALVNESFFPENAYWIDSERQRVSRCIFDFSHKDPYKPWRLWDEDGRIRLEFEPKGERREKVNLIWTKLYFRQFVGKFSGSFRPEKGREVQIKDVWGFTEFHRSLW from the coding sequence ATGCAAAAAATTATCGGGCCCGAAAATCAAGTGCACTATGGAGTTTGGGATGGTCCGATCGAATTCAATCATCACGATTTTACTCTTCTGGATTTTTTCGGAAAAGAGATCAAAGGGCTTAAAAAGAAGTTCGCCTTCCATTCTTTCAATTATCTAGGGATCATGATGGAAGACTGTTTGGTCGGGATCGCGGCCGTGAGTCTTGGATATGCGTATAACGTGTTTGCTTATCTATATAAATTCGATCAGGGTAAAGTCTACGAATTCGATGTAAAAGGCCCCGACTTAGGTCTTGCTTTAAAATTCCCGGCTAATCCGGATGAATACGAGATTTCTTTCAAAAAGGGAAAGTCCTTCCTGAATATCCGCAAGTCCCATTCGGAAGGAAAACTTCTACTAGATGCGAACTTTGGAAATAAATTGGAGATCTCGGGAGAATTCCCATATTCTCTGATCACTCATAATCCTCTTAGGGTCCTAAATCCTTCCGAGCCGAGTCGTTGGACATTCACTGAAAAATGTTCTCCTTTGATCCCTGATCGTATCAGTGTAAAATATGAGAAGAAGGAACTGGTCAGGGATCCTTCCAGGACAACTATGGTCTATGATTGGTCCGGCGGTTATTTGAGAAGGGAGACAAATTGGTATTGGGCCGCATTCTCTTCCGTACTTCCGGATAGGACCAAAATAGGAGCCAATTTTGCGGCTTTAGTAAACGAAAGTTTTTTTCCGGAGAATGCTTACTGGATCGATTCCGAAAGACAAAGAGTCAGCAGATGTATATTCGATTTTTCTCATAAAGATCCGTATAAACCTTGGAGGCTTTGGGACGAAGATGGGCGTATCCGCTTGGAATTCGAACCAAAGGGAGAAAGAAGAGAAAAAGTAAATCTGATCTGGACCAAATTATATTTCAGGCAATTTGTAGGAAAATTTTCAGGAAGTTTCAGGCCGGAAAAGGGAAGGGAAGTCCAGATCAAAGATGTCTGGGGTTTCACCGAGTTCCATAGATCTCTTTGGTAG
- a CDS encoding acyltransferase family protein — MYNLKSENPIRILSIDLLRGLTVAGMILVNNPGTWSNMYWPLKHAKWDGCTPTDLVFPFFLFVVGASIPYSISNGIQEFPKILKRASILIFLGLFLNFFGEWSFANLRFPGVLQRIGFAYFFGAIVYREKNLKFRIFLFVSLLISYWYLQEFVPPPGALEPSMKEGKDWGAWLDREIFGQAHLWKFGKVWDPEGLLTSFTSIGSVFCGIFAGEFIKVHLEKRESLLSISGKIALGAFIVLLVSGVWGIYYPINKSLWTGTYSLWTAGWALLVISLFLILEKFDRLEFKALKIFLLPFGKNALLVFFGSGIFARSLNIIMVSSPEGKKIPLKNMIYLEYYKSWIDSPELSSFLYSVTVLVLWFLILFFLDKKRLYWKI, encoded by the coding sequence ATTTACAATTTGAAATCCGAAAATCCGATCCGTATCTTATCCATTGATCTTTTGAGAGGTCTGACTGTGGCGGGGATGATCCTGGTGAATAACCCGGGAACCTGGTCCAATATGTATTGGCCTCTCAAACATGCAAAATGGGATGGATGTACTCCGACAGATCTGGTGTTTCCTTTTTTTCTTTTTGTGGTAGGAGCTTCCATTCCTTACTCCATATCCAATGGAATACAAGAATTTCCTAAAATACTAAAACGTGCATCTATCCTGATCTTTCTAGGATTGTTTTTGAATTTTTTCGGAGAATGGAGTTTTGCCAATCTTAGATTTCCTGGAGTTCTGCAAAGAATAGGGTTCGCTTATTTTTTCGGTGCGATCGTATATCGTGAGAAAAATCTAAAATTCAGGATCTTTCTATTTGTATCCTTACTGATCTCTTATTGGTATTTACAGGAATTTGTTCCTCCTCCTGGAGCTTTAGAGCCAAGTATGAAAGAAGGAAAAGACTGGGGAGCCTGGTTGGATAGAGAAATTTTTGGCCAAGCACATTTGTGGAAATTCGGTAAAGTCTGGGATCCGGAAGGACTTTTGACTTCTTTTACATCCATAGGTTCTGTATTCTGCGGGATTTTTGCGGGAGAATTTATTAAGGTCCATTTGGAGAAGAGGGAGTCTCTTCTTTCTATATCCGGAAAAATAGCGTTAGGCGCATTTATCGTTCTGCTTGTGAGCGGGGTTTGGGGAATTTATTATCCGATCAATAAAAGTTTATGGACCGGAACTTATTCTCTTTGGACCGCAGGATGGGCCCTGCTTGTTATTTCTTTGTTTTTAATTTTAGAAAAATTCGATAGATTAGAGTTTAAGGCTCTGAAAATTTTTCTTCTTCCTTTCGGAAAGAATGCTTTGCTTGTGTTTTTCGGCTCGGGGATTTTTGCCAGAAGTTTGAATATAATCATGGTCTCTTCTCCGGAAGGGAAAAAGATCCCTTTGAAAAATATGATCTATCTAGAATATTATAAAAGCTGGATAGATTCCCCGGAGTTGAGTTCTTTTTTATATTCCGTAACTGTGTTGGTCTTATGGTTTTTGATCCTTTTCTTTTTGGATAAAAAAAGATTATATTGGAAAATTTAA
- a CDS encoding response regulator, protein MTKILCVDDAPTVLKLLDFTLTEEGYSVCKAAGPDEALTKIESEGPFDIGIFDVNMPGRTGIELTKEVLRTEKGKSMKILILTTESSDAMKSQGKDAGAKGWMIKPFNDEDLLAAVKHLIGS, encoded by the coding sequence ATGACAAAGATACTCTGCGTAGACGACGCTCCCACAGTTTTAAAACTTTTAGATTTCACTCTTACGGAAGAAGGTTATTCCGTATGTAAGGCAGCAGGTCCTGATGAAGCACTTACTAAAATAGAATCGGAGGGTCCTTTCGACATAGGTATCTTCGACGTGAATATGCCCGGCAGAACAGGAATAGAACTCACTAAGGAAGTTTTAAGAACTGAAAAAGGAAAAAGTATGAAAATACTGATCCTTACCACTGAATCCAGTGACGCAATGAAATCACAAGGAAAGGATGCAGGAGCAAAAGGATGGATGATCAAACCTTTTAACGACGAGGATCTTCTCGCGGCGGTAAAACATCTGATCGGTTCTTAA
- the cheB gene encoding chemotaxis-specific protein-glutamate methyltransferase CheB — MIKVYIIDDNRIVREIIASQLQDDPRFTVVGSSTATEAMKEVLKARPDVITLDVEMPDISGIEFLQWLMPKFPIPVIMLSSFTEAGAKVTLDSLQAGALDFVQKADGSEEDFLRMMLELKNKIRACAKTNVSDVLNRNQKTSQTKTQTGSAVSKIKLIAIGASTGGTQAIEYLLRNLPGELPPILIVQHMPEYFTGMFAERLDSVSLLKVQEAQEGQSISKGNVYVARGDHHMEIGDPPYYNIRIHKREKVTGHRPSVDVLFNSISRSPLASFCAAFLLTGMGKDGARGLKALSEKGAMTFGQDESTSVVYGMPREAYEMGAVKEQISLDNIPEKISELCFGTANSYN; from the coding sequence ATGATCAAGGTGTATATCATAGACGATAACCGGATTGTCCGTGAGATAATCGCCTCCCAATTGCAGGATGATCCCAGATTTACGGTGGTGGGATCTTCTACTGCGACTGAAGCAATGAAGGAAGTCCTAAAAGCAAGACCCGATGTGATCACATTAGACGTGGAGATGCCCGATATCAGCGGGATAGAATTCCTACAATGGCTGATGCCTAAATTTCCTATTCCGGTTATTATGCTTAGCTCCTTCACGGAAGCGGGAGCCAAAGTAACATTAGATTCCTTACAAGCAGGGGCTTTAGACTTCGTTCAAAAAGCGGACGGAAGCGAGGAAGATTTCCTCAGAATGATGCTGGAACTTAAGAATAAGATCCGAGCCTGCGCCAAAACGAATGTTTCCGACGTATTAAACCGAAATCAAAAGACCTCTCAAACAAAAACCCAGACAGGCTCCGCGGTTTCTAAGATCAAATTGATCGCGATCGGAGCTTCTACAGGCGGAACACAAGCGATAGAATATTTACTTCGAAATCTTCCCGGAGAACTTCCTCCTATCTTGATCGTACAACATATGCCCGAATATTTTACGGGAATGTTTGCGGAAAGATTGGATTCCGTTTCTCTTCTAAAGGTCCAAGAGGCCCAAGAAGGCCAGAGTATCTCGAAAGGGAACGTGTATGTAGCCAGAGGGGATCATCATATGGAAATTGGAGATCCTCCATATTATAATATTCGAATACATAAAAGAGAGAAGGTCACAGGTCATAGACCTTCCGTAGACGTATTATTCAATTCAATTTCAAGATCCCCATTGGCTTCTTTTTGCGCGGCCTTTCTTCTCACAGGAATGGGAAAAGACGGAGCTAGAGGGCTCAAGGCGCTTTCCGAAAAAGGCGCAATGACTTTCGGTCAAGACGAATCCACATCCGTAGTGTACGGAATGCCTAGAGAAGCATATGAGATGGGCGCAGTAAAAGAACAGATCTCATTAGACAATATCCCGGAAAAAATTTCAGAACTATGTTTCGGAACAGCAAACAGTTATAATTAA